CAATGTCTGACGGTTGTTATCAAGTTTCTCCGTTCGGGTTCGTCCGAAAATTGCAGCCGTGCCTCTTATTGCTTGTGGCTCGCCGAGGTTATATAGCACCTACACCCGCGCTTCATATCAATTAACTTTCAATGCGCTCAGTGGCACCCATTTCCATTTATCAATATTTGAATCTTAACTATCAACTTTTCATGCACCATGAAGACAACCGCGAGTCTGTGGGTACcttggctgctgcccttCCAACTCATAACCTTGGGCTTGTGTCATCCATCCGCACGACACCCTCTCGGCGCGACGCTTCAAGGTCGCGGACTGGAATTCGACGACGAGTTTCCCGAGTACGTCTACCGCGGTGAGGTGGGCAGGTCGCCAACAGATGTCAAGAAGGAGGGCGGCTTCTATTCGCGAGGATTGCAAAAACAACAGGCCGGCCAGACGTTCTCCGTgctcgaggccaacgagGGCAGCAGCCTCTTCCGCCATGCCGCGGGTGACACGGATCAATACACGCGATACGTATCGACAAGTGCCGATCCAGGCGTGGCGCTCACAttcgccctcgacgatgacaGACCAAAGGATACCGGTTACGTGTACAAGATCCACGCCGACAGAAGAATGATCGACGTAAATCGGTCTCTCGGCAAATTCTCGCCCTATCCCGCCCAGAAAGAGCATGCGGCGATCGGCTTCATCCCATTCGAGCAGGTTGTGGGTTGGTACCCGGTCACGTTTGAGAAAAACTTCGCAAACCCGGAGCTTGGCAAGAAAACCCAAAAAGAAATTCGCGAGGGGAAGCTCAAGAGCTTTAGGCGGAATTCTTCGTTTGACTTGACGAAATTCCAAGCACTGACAGGGTCCGGCGCCATACCGCAACTGGCAGGCTTCTCTCGGTGGTCCACGGCGTGGGAGGACAACACATGGAGGCTATTCAGGGATGAATCCGTCGAGAAGAACCTGGACGGCATGATTACTCTACTATGCTCCACGGGCAAGTCGCTAAAACGAAGTGAGGCTTGCAGGGAAAGGTTGGGTTTCATTGGCGGCCCATACCTTGTAGCGCCTCATCACGAGCACCGCAAGAAACCACACTTTACCGAAGACCCCGCGGATAGGGAAAGAGTTCCCGGAAGACCCGGTGGCCGAGACGGAGGCCAGCAATCCAAGTCCGTCTCTAGGGTCAGGACTAGCATACGGGTACACGCGAATGCTGCAACCATGCTAGGCTTCACCATCCTTGCGCCATACCTGCACGAAATCCTCGATTCTTTATCAAAATGGGACAATTTCATCGGACACGCCGTGAAATACGTCGATGATAGCATCAATCACCTGCAGACGAGCATTGGAGGACCGCCACGAACAGACATCAGTGGAAATGATAACCAGGCTTTCGTCATCAACTTCTTCAAGCGAGTTTTCGGAGCGTTGCAGAGCCTCATCCCAGGGGCTAGCGGAACAGACAACACGGAGCTGCTGTCGTACGGACAGAAacggctgcagcgcgaggtTGCTGTCAACGCCATTCTCCGTACCTGCGACTACGCGGACGCGGACCACCCGGACAACCAGAGCCTCAGCATTGAACTGGACAAAGAATGTGCTGCAATCCGCCAAAAGGTAAAGGAGATTGAGGACGAGCCTAACGTAGCGACCATGCGACACAAGTGCCATGTAAGTCAATCGAAAAGCACGCACTTCAATTTTGCTATTCCATGGCCCGACGCGTTGTGAATCGATACTGATTGGTAACACGACAGTGCCCAAAACATATTTACTCTCCCTCATGGTGCAACAAAATGTGCGATAAAGATGGGTACATTAGGGTCACGCGAGAAGACACTTGGTGACTGGAAGCGATGTCCATCAATGTCTGGTAAAAACGCTCTGGTCAATAAAGACAACCAGTCGGCTCAATACTCAACGCGGGACAGGAAGATTCAGCTATCTCATGGATTGAATCTTATGTTAGACGACAGCCTCACTTCTGAGGCGTAAATTACTTCATAtaagaagaaaaaaagaaatgCGAGAGAAACTGACATTGTAACTCTTAATTAGGTGCAGCTATAGTAGCTGCTTTGAAGATTGAGTGCCCAAACTTTTCTCGAATCGAGCGCAGTAAAAGTCCcggagctcgccgtcgggccAGATGAGGTGCATCTCGGCACCGAAATTGCACAACTTGACCGGCTCGTCCACCAGGCACGCCAGTTCATCACTCATCTTGGTGTGACACTTTGACAGTGCAGACGTTTCTGAGTCGTGACATGCATGTCTGGCCAAACATGAACTTGCGTAGTCGTTGTTGAGGCTTCTCTCTTCTGCGCACTATTGAAGATATGGATATTGATGGTAGTCAACACTCAGCAAAAGCGAGGACCCATCCTCTCCTGAGTCCATCCAGCGGTGCAAGCTTGGCCTCCGTGCTGCGGGCATATTACCGCGTAGGAGCCTGGGGTAAATGACTCGCTCCTACATGATTCCAGTGCCGTTACAACACCGTCTGCCGTCACCAGCAAGTCGTCGGCACTCCCCTGGCAGCGTCGACATTCTAGGTCGCGAAGGCAAGGAAGCTGCTCTTATATATGGCAACATGCAAAGTGTGCTATTATTCGAGGTAGCTCTCAAGCAGCCAGCTGCAAGACCGCCCAGGTAACATCCATACATTCGACTTTGGTAAAGGAGCTGCGTTCCACAATCGCAGCATTGTGCTTTACCATCTCAACGTACATGtccagcttctccttggctTCCGCCGAAAGGCTGTCCTCGGCCTCAAATGAGCTCTTGAACTTGTCAGAAACCACATATCGAGCCTCCCAATGCCCGTCCATCATGTCTGTTggggccgcgacgtcgcccttgctcgccgtccgccagcccaccgcctcggccattTGCAAGATATCCGCAGCAGGGAAGGCGGCGCGGACATTGGCCTCGACCACCGACCACGGTCTCCCCGTGGGCTTTTGTGAATGCAGGAAGGCCTGCGTGCGGGCAGCGAGGCTGTGCGGCTCCTGCTGGACGTGTgtcgcctcgcccttccACTCTGCGAGGTAGATCTGGGGCACGCGGGCTTTGGCCAGCAGGGAGAATAGATGGCGTATGTCCTCAGCAGAGTCAAAGTACCACAGGCTGTGGCACAGGATCGCTGCGTCaaacggcgcggcggcggatgcacGAGAGTCATCGTGGGCGTCACCGGCCGGATTCAagaccgcctcggcgtccccGCGTCTGAAGTCGATGCGAGACCCTAGAGCAGATTTCAGGATGCACTCCTGGGCTTGTCCGATGGTGAATGGCGAGCCGTAGTCtggcggcgcgacgtcgatgccggtGACGTGCCCGGTCGGGCCGAGGCTGGAAGCCATCACAAGGCTGCATTCTCCCTGGCCACAGCCAATGTCAAGAAGCCTTTTGGGCCCTTGTGCGACGCCCCAGGCCTTGGAGAGGGCCAGTCGGTGCACGAACTTGGCTACAGCGGCTTTGGACGGCTTGGCTGGGTAGCAGGAcaggagctcatcgagcGTGGTTGGCTGTAAGTCGGCCATGGTTGCTTGTCAGACTTGTAGACGTGCTTGCGTGGAGTAGTATCTGCGCTATAGATTACCGGTCAAGATAAGTAGTTGCTTGGTGAGAATCAGGGCGGTGGTCGCACATGTATCGATCTTGTGCGAGTCTGAAGAAAGAACACCATGAGCCAGACGAGTTCATGATAGGCATGACCGCTGAGTGTATGAATGAGGGGTAGCACTCAGGATTCCGGTTAAGAACGTCTAGCAAGCTGCTAACTTACTTCAAGGAGCCCGGCGGCTTCCAAATTTGTCCATGGCCGCGCAAGCACTCCAATGATGGGATTGAAgagatgccgccgaggacgcctgGGATAGCGTCCCGACCACACGCAACGTCAGCTTAGTGCGCAGGGGTACGAAAGCCTGCCTAGTCTAGCAATCTCTCTGTAAGTGATGCTGTCAGAGCACCATATCGTGCACCATCAGCGGGTGCTGAACCCGGCAAGGCGAAGGCCAACACCAATTCATCTACAACCCAACAAACAGGCTGTGTACCGTGATGGCCACATACGTACTTTGTGTTTCATGCCCATAGGCATAATCAGGTTCCCTCCTCCCTGTAGAATGCAATTTAGTCCATAGGTACTCCGTGTATGAGCTTCAGGATTAGTCCTGTCTGTAGGTGAGAAAGTGTGTCGATGTGCTGGTGCGTCGTCACACGGCATGAAGGGCCATCACTCATGGCTACCACTTTCTCCTCCTTTCCCGAATGCAATTATTGATACGTATTCTGAGAGCGAACGATTTCGgccgccttgagctcgcATCATGTCTGCGGAACGGGGGTCCCCCGACTACGGTACCATACCAGAtgcctcgacgccaagcTCGTCTTCGGCTACATGTACTAGGTATGGAACGACGAGAGGACTATGACACGGAGCCCAGCGAGATGTCGCCACCCAGGACGAGATGGATGCCGATAGTCATCATACGGGTGATACtcagcgtcgacggcctgaGCTTCGTAATGTGCCTCACGCCGCTGACCCAGCTGTTCGAAGACATGGCGTGTCGCAAGTACTACTCtgagacggacgggacgcATGGGCGCAACGCCGTTTCCAGATAAACGCCATCCAGATGTTTgcggagctcgtcgccccgtccgtctcaaCCTTGATGATGCAATCCAGCATCTGGGCGCGAGAGAAGCGGCTTCTCTGGCTCTTGTGCTCTGCCAACATGGCCCTATTCCTCGCATCTgcgtcctgggcggcggcgacgtatCGACTTCGGGACAACCTCTTGCACAACCGCGACAACGAGCTGCTGTGGCTCATGGACTGGTACTGCAAGCCGGCAAAGAGCATCTACATACAGCGTTTTCTTGTGGCAAACGTGGGTTGTGTGCCTAGTTCTAACACGCAAGGGGGCGGTAATGCAGCACCGGTGCGCGACCAGACGCAAATCGACCTCATCGAGACACGGGTCAACGGGTCGCTCATCGATCTCGACCACTCGCTCTTccgggcgccgccatcggccgaggtgggcgcggcgtgggcgtctTCGCACTCCATCAGCACCGAGGCCGTCATCCGCCTGTCTGGGCAAGgacccgtcgacgacggcgcgcttcaCGGCCGACTGGggggctcggcgacgaggcacaCGTGGCGGAACTAGACATCCTACACGTCATCCACTGCCTCGACGCGGTGTCCGGCGCGACGTGCACTGGCGGCACTacttcgccgccgacgagaagcagcgccccgacggcgccgccgcgctgccgaAGCTGCACCGCGTGCACACGGACCACTGCATCTACGTGGTGTTGTAGGTGCGCTCATGtgcggcgccacggccgacgtGGTCACCATGTCGTGGGCCGAGGGCCAGCGGCATCCGTTCCCCGACTTTGGCGTCAACGAGAAGTGCCGCGACTTtgacgccatcctcgcgTGGCATGAGCGCACGAGGATCAGAGACATGGACAAGTACAAGGGGCTGACGGTGCCCGAGGGTCGGGAGGCGCGGCCCATGGTGTCCGAGTTTCACAGGCTGTTTGGAACGTATGAAGGCACGGTCGGTCGTGAGGACGAGTGAGAGGCGAGAATCACACGAGTCTTAAGTGTTTGCAATTAGTCTTTCCGTGAAactggcgggcgacgtgtcGTCCGTGGTACAGCGTACCGAACTGTTCCGGAATTGCCGGGTGTCTATCGAGCCGTGCGTGTGTTTGATGATGGAAGTTGGAAAGGTCCTGGAAGTTGAGGGCAGATCGACGCCGGGCAGGGGTCGCAAGGCAGTGGATGTCATCAGGCTAAGTACTGGACGCTCAGGGCCCGGGGCAGTGACCTCACCACCTCgggcccgcccccgccgaaCGGCAAGCCGGGCTCCAATGCCGCTAAGTAAAATGtccgctggagctgctggggCACTGGGACCTGGCGTCGCACAACGTACATAGCTACTCGCCTACCGTACGCACATACAAACCCCACCAGGCGCCGTaacctacgaagtacgtggCGTATCTTATCCATCCAGCGTTGCGGTGCTCGCTcccgcatcatcgccgaaaagaaagaaaaagtGATTCGCCCGCCATGAGCGACTCCAAGATCCCGAGCGACCCCCCGCCCGAGtactcgccggccgcggccgaacacgcggcggccggtcCCAATGCCCGACCCGGCGCCCCCGTCCGGCGCCCGGTCCAGCCGCTCGACCTCCCCATCATCCGGCACCTCAACTCCAAGAGGGTCGTgctcgcctcggcgtcgccacggcGCAAGGCGCTGCTACAGCAGgtgcgtacgtgcgtgcgcgcggaTAGACACACCCCAGGcggaccgaccgaccgactggACACGATGTCCCCGTGACAATTTCTCCTGCTGCGCTGAAACTGGTGGTTCGCGGACTGACTGATGGGGGGGAAACCCACGCCCGGCCAGATGGGACTGACCAACCTCGAAATCACGCCGTCCGACAAGCCCGAAGACCTCGACAAGTCGGCGTACGGCCCGTGGGAGTACGTggccgagacggcgcggcgcaagtGCCTCGACGTGTACACAAAGTGCCTCGAGACGCAGCTGGCGTCCATCCCCGACCCGGATCTCGTCATCGCGGCCGACACCGTCATCGTgacgcgcgacgggcggATCCTCGAGAAGCCACGGAGCGAGGCGGAGCACATCAAGATGCTGCGGCACATGCGCGACACGGAGATGCACCGGGTGctgacggcggtgacggtgctCGCGCCGCGCGAGGACGCGCGCCACCCGGGGTACAGCATCACGAGCCACACCGAGGAGACCAAGGTGTACTTTtggggcgaggacgacgggctgcccgacgacgtcatcgAGGCCTACGTCCGGacgcgcgagggcgtggaCAAGGCCGGGGGCTACGCCGTGCagggcatcgccggcatGCTGCTGGTCGAGAAGATTGACGGGAGCGTCGacaacgtcgtcggcctgccgGTGAGGAGGTGCCTGTCCATGGCTGAAAAGGTCATTTTCCGgcaggatgaggacgagggcgacgaggagcagtcgggcgacgaggatctACTatgaggaagggggggaggggagatgGAGAGGCAGCGACGCCCGAACAGAACGGAAacaggcgggcgcggggaaCTGCATCTCGGGGCAAAAGGGGGAGGACATGTGTTTTGTTGCTGGGCGACTTATATGTCGATGGCACGACCAGGACGCTGGAGCGGCGACACCAGCCAAGCTAGAAGGGCGTAGTAGACACGAATATGGGGAAACAACCAAAAAATAGACGAAAGCCAAAACAACCAccactacttcgtacggaGGTTCTCTTGAAGTGGCAATGCATTTCCATGTCTGAGGACCAGACGTGACGCGGAGTCTCACGACGACAAGTCAGACCGACTGTCCGAACCAGCTTGaggcgcgggccggccgaggcAAGCCACCACACCTCACCGTACCTCGCGTGTGACGTCAAGGCGTTGTCGTCCCCTGTCAACaaggggacgggggggggaggggggagggtcgATGTCGAACGCCCCTTCGATGCCTTGGTCGCAGCGCGAGGACAATGGGATGAAGCCACCCCTCAATGTCTAAGCTACTAAGTTGGTTAGTACGTAGCAGTAACGCAGACGAAGAAAAGggggcccccccccccccccctcgtcctccccttcccctccctaGCCCTCGGAGGGACCCcgagggagcggcggccgggctTAGACTACCGTCTCGGGGGACGGTGCCGAGGATACCCGCCGGACGGGGCAATGCTTGCCGGGTGTCAAGTCGGCGGcactcagcagcagcaatgcCAGCAGCAGTGCCAGCGATGAGAATGAGAAGCGAACAacgtcgtcgctgtcgtcggcggcgcaggaaCAGCGGGAGTGGAGGGGCCTGTCGTGGCATGTGAAGAGCGGCATGTCGCGACTGGTTCGGCGCCTGCAGGAACGGCAGGGGGATGCCCCCCCTGTCCCCTGCACTGGGGTCAAGAATTGCTCGTGGTTGTGCTACAACGGAGTGTGCCTGTTTCGTACCGTGGCACATACGTACCTTACTTACCGTtgcgtggcatggcatggcagtGCCATAGTCTGGCGTGGAGAGCACGCGGACAGAGGCTACCTGTTACTACGCTGCCGGGTTCCGCTAGTAATAAGCGCCGTTGAGCGCTTCACCTGCTCTGGTgcctctactactactaaggtGCCCAATAATGAGGGCGGGACAGGTGCCGTTGGTTGAAATTCGATGCCCCCAGAGCGGAAGCCGGACGCCGGAGGTAAGGCCGTCATGCCGCCCCGTGGCCCGTTGGCGAACCTCCACTTGAGTCTGCTGTAGActggcagcccagcccaactCAGTAAGAACGGGGGGGCCAGGGACATGGAGCCCGCAAGAAGCCAAAACacaacaaggacgacgacgacgacgatgatgacaGTGTCGCTGGCCTCGGAAGGCCGGCTAACCCCAATGCAGGACActggcatccatccatcctggCATCCCGTCCCATCCATGCCACCAACCCagcctgccttgccttgtcgcaccacaccagcagcaggcaggccttGGAACGGGAACGGGGGATGCGCGCCCAGAATCCGGGGCAAGCGACGGAAGCGAAGCCGGCGCCCActcacacacgcacacacacacacacactctctctctctctctctcacacaccTTGGCTCTCACTCTGCCCTTTGCCTCTcccgcgcgcctgcgcctgtgCCTGCGCAAGAGCGgatccctccctccttccctccccccacgACAGTCCGCGTCCGGGCCTgcgcccgtgcccgtgcGTCCGTCCATCCGACCCCACGGCGCCCCAAAAGAAGTGAGCATGTGATCGGTAGGTGCGTCCATCACGAGCGTCCTCTTTTATTTTTTTTAATGTTTGACCAAACAACCGCCCGCCCTCTTCCGGTTCTTTAAttcctttttttcttctctcttttccctcctccctcaTAAGGTCACCGCCCAGGTATTCCATCCTTCGTCATTGTAAAAAGTctcgcgccaccaccattgTCGGGacaccgcccgcccacggccgacgactaAATAACCCGCCTGTTTGCGCTTCCTCTCACacactcgtcgtcgcgcgaACAAACAAACGAAAAAAAAATATGTCTTCCCCGAACAACACGTCCCTGTCGcccggcggaggcggcggcgcacccgCCAACGCGGACGAGAAGCCGCGCCTGAcggaagaggagaagaagcagaacCACATCGCATCAGGTGCGCACGAGACCAACCAACaatatcatcatcatcacatcgTCATCTAAccctcccaccacccacaaccaccacacaACCACCCTCCCCCTACCCCGTCACCCGTCCCTCCAAGCTAACCCATGGCGCCACGCACCCGCGCAAACACATATACAGAACAGAAGCGTCGCCAGGCAATTCGCGAGGGCTTCGACCGCCTGACCGAGCTCGTCCCcgggctcgagggccagggccgctccgagggcctcgtcctcaaGCGCACCGTCGAGTTCATGCGTCAGCAGATCGAGGAGCGTCGCGCCATGGTCGATCAGatcgagcgcgccggcggccgcgtcgacgacgagctcaagaagTGAGTCTTATCGCCTataacccccccccccccctatCCTCTTTCCCCCACTGCAGGGATGCTCGCGTGGCCAGGGGCGCGCAGACAGGGGGCGCGCAAAACGCAGTATCGCATGGGCTAACTTGGCTTCTCTTTCTTCTCTCGTCTGCGTTAAAGGCCCTTGAATAACAGCCAGGGCAACTCTCGAGGAAAGGGGTGATTGTGGCCAACACCCGCCACGAGCATCGTCTCCCCCGCTCATCCCATATCCCACCTCCCTTCCCATCCCCACGACGCACACACGCCGACACGCGCGCACAATCGTATGGCGCCGAATAACGCCCGCGCGACATGCCCGCTCCTACGCGGCAGAGACCCGttgcgacgccgccgtgcccatCGGGGCGGAACCATATTCCGACGACATGCTGCTGAGCAGCCTAGCCCACCGTCCCGTCTCCGTCCCACCCGCGTCGGCATCACCTGACGCCAGGAGACGTGGGACGAAATTAATAACTTATTACTACGTTATGAGCCTGCCTACCCTTCGGTTCACTACCGCCAGCGAATGCGCCGGGCCAGGGGCCCCCACCGCACGAGGCACTGGCCAAGAGcgaccagcgccgcgaccagTTCAACTCGGGCCATGATATATATAGAGTTCAGTACAATCAGCGTCGGAAGGGATCGTAAAGTGGGTATACAAAGGCTCAGTCCCCCCACAGGAGTAGTGTACGCTGCACAGCGTCTATGTAGGCTATTGGAATGAATTCACCATGGCGCGCAGCCTGTCGCGCATCTCTTCTGGGCTCATCCTTTCCTTGTTGAGACTGACCTGTCTATTCTTGACGTCTTGGTCGCCCACGACCAGGACCCGACCGTATCCGGCCGACATCGCATCGCGGATTTTGGACCCCAGCGACCGCGCCGTCGCAtcaacgtcgacggccaggcccGTGTGATTTGCCAGGTCGTCGCGCGTCCCGTCGCTCTTGACCCCCACCAAGACGTCGCGAACCTCGTCGGCCCATTCCAAGACAGGCTCGGATGTGTTGACCGTCAGGATGATGGCCTGCCGCGGGTTGAGCCAAAATGGCCACTTGCCATTATACGACTCGATGAGCAGAGCCATCAGACGCTCGACAGAGCCGAGCACGGCGCGGTGGATCATGACGGGGCGCACGGGGCCGTACTCGGCCAGCAGGGTCGGGTCCTCGGTGgtctcgccgcgggcctcgtACT
This region of Purpureocillium takamizusanense chromosome 9, complete sequence genomic DNA includes:
- a CDS encoding uncharacterized protein (COG:S~SECRETED:SignalP(1-23~SECRETED:cutsite=GLC-HP~SECRETED:prob=0.5489)~EggNog:ENOG503PGWA): MKTTASLWVPWLLPFQLITLGLCHPSARHPLGATLQGRGLEFDDEFPEYVYRGEVGRSPTDVKKEGGFYSRGLQKQQAGQTFSVLEANEGSSLFRHAAGDTDQYTRYVSTSADPGVALTFALDDDRPKDTGYVYKIHADRRMIDVNRSLGKFSPYPAQKEHAAIGFIPFEQVVGWYPVTFEKNFANPELGKKTQKEIREGKLKSFRRNSSFDLTKFQALTGSGAIPQLAGFSRWSTAWEDNTWRLFRDESVEKNLDGMITLLCSTGKSLKRSEACRERLGFIGGPYLVAPHHEHRKKPHFTEDPADRERVPGRPGGRDGGQQSKSVSRVRTSIRVHANAATMLGFTILAPYLHEILDSLSKWDNFIGHAVKYVDDSINHLQTSIGGPPRTDISGNDNQAFVINFFKRVFGALQSLIPGASGTDNTELLSYGQKRLQREVAVNAILRTCDYADADHPDNQSLSIELDKECAAIRQKVKEIEDEPNVATMRHKCHVSQSKSTHFNFAIPWPDAL
- a CDS encoding uncharacterized protein (COG:H~EggNog:ENOG503P2ZG), yielding MADLQPTTLDELLSCYPAKPSKAAVAKFVHRLALSKAWGVAQGPKRLLDIGCGQGECSLVMASSLGPTGHVTGIDVAPPDYGSPFTIGQAQECILKSALGSRIDFRRGDAEAVLNPAGDAHDDSRASAAAPFDAAILCHSLWYFDSAEDIRHLFSLLAKARVPQIYLAEWKGEATHVQQEPHSLAARTQAFLHSQKPTGRPWSVVEANVRAAFPAADILQMAEAVGWRTASKGDVAAPTDMMDGHWEARYVVSDKFKSSFEAEDSLSAEAKEKLDMYVEMVKHNAAIVERSSFTKVECMDVTWAVLQLAA
- a CDS encoding uncharacterized protein (COG:H~EggNog:ENOG503P2ZG) encodes the protein MASSLGPTGHVTGIDVAPPDYGSPFTIGQAQECILKSALGSRIDFRRGDAEAVLNPAGDAHDDSRASAAAPFDAAILCHSLWYFDSAEDIRHLFSLLAKARVPQIYLAEWKGEATHVQQEPHSLAARTQAFLHSQKPTGRPWSVVEANVRAAFPAADILQMAEAVGWRTASKGDVAAPTDMMDGHWEARYVVSDKFKSSFEAEDSLSAEAKEKLDMYVEMVKHNAAIVERSSFTKVECMDVTWAVLQLAA
- a CDS encoding uncharacterized protein (COG:S~EggNog:ENOG503NZ4Z) → MFAELVAPSVSTLMMQSSIWAREKRLLWLLCSANMALFLASASWAAATYRLRDNLLHNRDNELLWLMDWYCKPAKSIYIQRFLVANVGCVPSSNTQGGGNAAPVRDQTQIDLIETRVNGSLIDLDHSLFRAPPSAEVGAAWASSHSISTEAVIRLSGQGPVDDGALHGRLGGSATRHTWRN
- a CDS encoding uncharacterized protein (COG:S~EggNog:ENOG503NZ4Z), whose translation is MCGATADVVTMSWAEGQRHPFPDFGVNEKCRDFDAILAWHERTRIRDMDKYKGLTVPEGREARPMVSEFHRLFGTYEGTVGREDE
- a CDS encoding uncharacterized protein (BUSCO:EOG092643IE~EggNog:ENOG503NUSB~COG:D) → MSDSKIPSDPPPEYSPAAAEHAAAGPNARPGAPVRRPVQPLDLPIIRHLNSKRVVLASASPRRKALLQQMGLTNLEITPSDKPEDLDKSAYGPWEYVAETARRKCLDVYTKCLETQLASIPDPDLVIAADTVIVTRDGRILEKPRSEAEHIKMLRHMRDTEMHRVLTAVTVLAPREDARHPGYSITSHTEETKVYFWGEDDGLPDDVIEAYVRTREGVDKAGGYAVQGIAGMLLVEKIDGSVDNVVGLPVRRCLSMAEKVIFRQDEDEGDEEQSGDEDLL
- a CDS encoding uncharacterized protein (EggNog:ENOG503NUSB~COG:D); this encodes MGGKPTPGQMGLTNLEITPSDKPEDLDKSAYGPWEYVAETARRKCLDVYTKCLETQLASIPDPDLVIAADTVIVTRDGRILEKPRSEAEHIKMLRHMRDTEMHRVLTAVTVLAPREDARHPGYSITSHTEETKVYFWGEDDGLPDDVIEAYVRTREGVDKAGGYAVQGIAGMLLVEKIDGSVDNVVGLPVRRCLSMAEKVIFRQDEDEGDEEQSGDEDLL
- the INO4 gene encoding Transcription factor (EggNog:ENOG503P5YF~COG:L), which encodes MPPTQPALPCRTTPAAGRPWNGNGGCAPRIRGKRRKRSRRPLTHAHTHTHSLSLSLTHLGSHSALCLSRAPAPVPAQERIPPSFPPPTTVRVRACARARASVHPTPRRPKRSEHVIGRYSILRHCKKSRATTIVGTPPAHGRRLNNPPVCASSHTLVVARTNKRKKNMSSPNNTSLSPGGGGGAPANADEKPRLTEEEKKQNHIASEQKRRQAIREGFDRLTELVPGLEGQGRSEGLVLKRTVEFMRQQIEERRAMVDQIERAGGRVDDELKKPLNNSQGNSRGKG